Proteins encoded within one genomic window of Hahella chejuensis KCTC 2396:
- a CDS encoding flagellar hook protein FlgE, translated as MPFNIALTGIRAASVDLEVTGNNIANASTTGFKRSRAEFGDLYANSFLSLGTNPVGDGVRVQKVRQEFAQGNLSFTENGLDLAINGEGFFILDTNNGDRRYSRAGAFGIDKEGNVVNSSGMHLQGFVANDSGVVSGVLGDLVIDDTSLAPDRTTRVDANLNLDASEPVLLERGDSLTSDGLLIGQAVDATAAGTNGANGYAAQTITVTQADGSTSTVTIPANSSANEIAALFNNVDNIDAAASTRATITAAGFNNASGTMQVFINGVLFDGYTNLTDLGDAINSSSSLIGVRAVLDGTDLVVIDNRGNDLSFSFNGAAGDQFLVQGDDAAATSQTLSTALTDVVVGGGVNLTIQDGVTVASGTTDLFATFTGTPFVNNVFDPADENTYNHATSTTIYDSLGNSHVLTTFFVKEPQTATTPDNLWTMYALIDGQDIGDPLVTGGTPTRASYSLVFDQDGSINEVLSDDVLISNWTPLAPDGTPNGAEGPLNVADGGTLPIPDPPTSSNFFVDLGTTTQYGSAFAVNDLQQNGFTTGRLIGLDVDDGGVIFARYTNGESKVLGQVALANFNDIQGLAPVGETTWVETFNSGNPVIGSPGTASLGAIRSSSLEDSNVDLSEQLVGLIIAQRNYQANAKTIETANAITQTIINLR; from the coding sequence ATGCCGTTTAATATCGCGTTAACAGGAATCAGAGCAGCGTCGGTCGACCTGGAGGTGACCGGCAACAATATCGCCAACGCCAGCACAACCGGCTTTAAGCGGTCGCGTGCGGAGTTTGGCGATCTATACGCCAACAGCTTTTTGAGCCTGGGCACCAACCCGGTTGGGGATGGCGTGCGGGTGCAAAAGGTGCGGCAAGAATTTGCGCAGGGCAATCTTTCCTTTACTGAGAATGGCCTGGACCTCGCCATCAACGGCGAAGGCTTCTTTATTCTCGACACCAACAATGGCGATCGCCGCTATAGTCGCGCCGGCGCTTTCGGCATCGACAAGGAAGGTAATGTGGTGAACAGCTCCGGCATGCACCTGCAGGGGTTTGTCGCCAATGACAGTGGCGTCGTCAGCGGAGTGCTCGGTGATCTGGTGATAGACGACACCAGCCTGGCGCCGGACAGAACCACAAGGGTGGACGCTAACCTGAACCTGGACGCGTCCGAGCCGGTGCTGCTGGAGCGTGGCGACTCGCTGACATCAGATGGGCTGCTGATTGGACAGGCGGTGGACGCCACCGCCGCTGGCACGAACGGAGCCAATGGCTATGCGGCGCAGACGATTACCGTGACCCAGGCTGACGGCTCAACCTCAACGGTGACCATTCCGGCGAACAGCTCCGCCAACGAAATAGCGGCGCTATTCAACAACGTAGACAACATCGACGCGGCCGCCAGCACTCGCGCCACGATCACTGCGGCTGGCTTCAACAACGCCTCCGGCACTATGCAGGTGTTTATCAACGGCGTGCTATTCGACGGCTACACCAACCTGACTGACCTGGGCGACGCCATCAACTCTTCCTCCTCATTGATTGGCGTACGCGCTGTGTTGGACGGTACGGATCTGGTGGTTATCGATAACCGCGGCAATGACCTCAGCTTCAGCTTCAATGGCGCAGCCGGCGACCAGTTTTTGGTGCAGGGCGACGACGCGGCGGCCACGTCGCAAACGCTGAGCACGGCTTTGACGGATGTGGTCGTTGGCGGCGGCGTCAACCTGACCATACAGGATGGCGTCACTGTGGCCAGCGGCACGACGGATCTGTTCGCCACCTTTACCGGCACGCCTTTCGTTAATAACGTGTTCGATCCGGCGGACGAAAACACCTATAACCATGCGACTTCAACTACGATTTACGACAGCTTGGGCAACTCCCACGTACTGACGACGTTTTTCGTGAAAGAGCCGCAAACGGCGACCACGCCTGATAACCTGTGGACCATGTATGCCTTGATCGATGGGCAGGACATAGGCGACCCGCTGGTGACCGGCGGTACGCCCACCCGCGCGTCCTACAGCCTGGTGTTCGATCAGGATGGCTCGATCAATGAAGTGCTGTCTGACGATGTGCTGATTTCCAACTGGACGCCGCTGGCGCCTGACGGTACGCCGAACGGCGCGGAGGGGCCGCTGAATGTGGCGGATGGCGGAACCCTGCCGATTCCTGATCCTCCCACCAGCTCCAACTTCTTTGTAGACCTTGGTACGACGACTCAGTATGGCAGTGCGTTTGCGGTTAACGACTTGCAGCAAAATGGCTTCACCACTGGGCGTCTGATTGGGTTGGACGTGGATGACGGCGGGGTGATTTTCGCCCGTTACACCAACGGCGAGTCCAAAGTGCTGGGGCAGGTCGCATTGGCGAACTTCAATGATATTCAAGGATTGGCGCCGGTTGGAGAAACCACTTGGGTGGAGACATTCAATTCCGGCAACCCGGTCATCGGATCTCCCGGCACTGCATCCCTCGGAGCTATTCGCTCCAGTTCTCTGGAAGACTCCAACGTGGATTTGTCCGAGCAGTTGGTGGGACTGATCATCGCCCAGCGTAACTATCAGGCCAATGCAAAAACCATTGAGACCGCCAACGCCATCACTCAGACCATCATCAACCTGCGTTAA
- a CDS encoding flagellar hook assembly protein FlgD → MSDINTANQTSDALSQYALQQKSANRKNELGKNEFMDLMIAQLNNQSPLDPQDNTAFVAQLAQFSSVEGIQSLNSTVDTMASQFRSAQALQASAMVGRDVLAPMESAIKSADGSINGVVELPAGTSQLTISVYNEAGELITNIDKGYQPGGDVKFSWDGKNSNGETLPAGRYEVVARARYSGEQMQVSSYLAANVDSVSIARDGGVTLNLAGLGSVGLSDIKQIS, encoded by the coding sequence ATGAGCGATATCAATACGGCAAATCAGACTAGCGACGCGCTGAGTCAATACGCGCTTCAGCAGAAGTCCGCCAACAGGAAAAATGAACTGGGTAAAAATGAATTCATGGATCTGATGATCGCCCAGTTGAATAACCAGAGTCCGCTCGATCCCCAGGACAACACGGCGTTTGTCGCGCAGTTGGCGCAATTCAGCTCGGTGGAAGGCATTCAGTCATTGAATTCGACCGTGGACACCATGGCCTCTCAGTTTCGCAGTGCGCAGGCCCTGCAGGCTTCGGCGATGGTGGGACGGGATGTGCTGGCGCCGATGGAAAGCGCCATCAAGAGTGCGGATGGGTCCATAAATGGAGTGGTGGAGCTGCCTGCCGGGACCTCGCAATTGACCATTAGCGTCTATAACGAGGCTGGCGAGCTTATCACGAATATTGATAAAGGTTATCAGCCCGGCGGCGACGTCAAGTTCAGCTGGGACGGCAAAAACAGCAACGGCGAAACTTTGCCGGCGGGGCGGTATGAAGTGGTCGCGCGGGCTCGCTACAGCGGTGAGCAGATGCAAGTCAGCTCTTATCTGGCGGCCAATGTGGATAGTGTATCAATCGCGCGTGACGGCGGCGTCACATTGAATCTGGCCGGGCTTGGCTCGGTCGGATTAAGCGATATCAAACAGATCAGTTAG
- the flgC gene encoding flagellar basal body rod protein FlgC: MAINSIFDIAGSGMTAQSVRLNTTASNLANADTASSSIDQTYRARKPIFAAVHQDALNAAIPPSINDDASRGVEVRAIVESDASLERRYQPDHPMADADGYVFYPNVNVVEEMADMMSASRSFQTNVEVLNSAKTMMQRLLTIGQ, translated from the coding sequence ATGGCGATTAACAGCATTTTCGACATTGCCGGCTCCGGTATGACTGCACAATCCGTGCGACTGAACACCACCGCCAGTAACCTGGCCAACGCGGACACCGCCAGCTCCAGCATCGATCAGACTTATCGCGCGCGCAAGCCGATTTTTGCGGCGGTGCATCAGGATGCGCTCAATGCGGCGATCCCTCCTTCGATCAACGATGACGCCTCCCGCGGCGTTGAGGTGCGGGCCATTGTGGAAAGCGATGCGTCTCTGGAGCGTCGCTACCAACCGGACCACCCCATGGCGGATGCGGACGGCTACGTGTTTTATCCCAACGTGAATGTGGTGGAGGAAATGGCGGATATGATGTCCGCTTCCCGCAGCTTCCAGACCAATGTGGAAGTGCTGAATTCAGCGAAAACCATGATGCAGCGCCTGCTGACTATTGGTCAGTGA
- the flgB gene encoding flagellar basal body rod protein FlgB: MAISFDKALGIHEQALNVRTRRAEVLANNIANADTPGFRARDIDFKAVLRQAKSIEDSLEVVTTDDAHMAIKTPAEGALLYRQPLQPSIDGNTVDTQTEIVQYSKNALDFQASFEFLNSRLKGIVSAIKGE; encoded by the coding sequence ATGGCCATATCATTCGACAAAGCGCTGGGTATCCATGAGCAGGCGCTGAACGTCCGCACCAGACGGGCGGAAGTGCTGGCGAACAACATAGCCAATGCGGACACGCCGGGATTTCGCGCCCGGGATATTGATTTTAAAGCCGTGCTCAGGCAGGCCAAAAGTATAGAGGACTCATTGGAGGTGGTTACCACTGACGACGCCCACATGGCGATAAAGACCCCTGCGGAAGGGGCGTTGTTATACCGGCAACCACTGCAGCCTTCCATTGACGGCAATACAGTGGATACGCAGACGGAAATCGTCCAGTACTCCAAAAATGCGCTGGATTTTCAGGCCAGCTTTGAATTTCTCAATAGCCGCCTGAAAGGCATTGTCAGTGCGATTAAAGGAGAATAA
- a CDS encoding nitroreductase family protein: MAVLDILVNRTSTPLLQAPAPSHEELRKLYPVIMRAPDHGRLRPCRLIIVEGEGLDALGRIYGETAEQDGQDDAARQKLAKAPSRAPMVIVVVATVQEHPKAPELEQLISAGCSAYALMLGLEELGYGAMWRTGWVAYDERVKQRLGLASNEHVVGYLYVGTPASKEKKVPEPPAFEERVSFFTGEPG, encoded by the coding sequence ATGGCGGTATTAGACATTCTTGTAAATCGAACCTCCACCCCTCTGTTGCAGGCGCCCGCGCCGAGCCATGAAGAATTGCGCAAACTGTATCCGGTGATCATGCGCGCGCCGGACCATGGCCGCTTACGGCCGTGTCGGCTGATTATTGTGGAAGGAGAAGGGCTCGACGCTTTGGGACGCATATACGGCGAAACCGCAGAGCAGGATGGTCAGGACGATGCGGCCAGGCAAAAGCTGGCCAAGGCCCCGAGTCGCGCGCCGATGGTGATCGTTGTAGTGGCCACCGTCCAGGAACATCCCAAGGCGCCTGAGTTGGAACAGCTGATTTCCGCCGGCTGCAGCGCTTATGCATTAATGCTCGGGTTGGAGGAATTGGGCTATGGCGCCATGTGGCGCACAGGATGGGTGGCCTATGACGAGCGCGTCAAACAGCGTCTTGGTCTGGCCTCCAACGAGCATGTGGTAGGCTATCTATATGTGGGAACGCCAGCCAGCAAAGAGAAGAAAGTTCCCGAACCCCCCGCTTTTGAAGAGCGCGTCAGTTTTTTCACTGGCGAACCGGGCTGA
- a CDS encoding adenylate/guanylate cyclase domain-containing protein yields MMPIPPHLANTPHSPTQVTIPPMPDYNARVLGYLVCAAIIVAGILEGHFDEYLIWIIPGAMLWPHILYFALRFFDKQKNTKVRQGMMVVDGFLCGVILVLIKFSVTPTLFFLLMLNFSFIIVGGMKSWLYGNIAFLAGFTVASIYFGLSFAPPTPMVVSIIGGVTCSLYVGVTAYYTHQQARALVQAKSQIQFQREQSIALSHKLAKYLSPQVWQSIFTGERDVRLETQRKRLAVFFSDIKGFTELAEEMEPESLTELLNTYFNEMSQIALKYGGTIDKFVGDSIMIFFGDPSSRGAKEDTCACVMMAIEMRKHMKILRQKWRSQGVRTPLEIRMGISTGYCTVGNFGAENRMDYTIIGKEVNLASRLESMAAPGEILVSYETFALIKDTIMCRDKGEITVKGFAKPVPIYSVVDLRRDIGGNQSFIEHETEGFAMYLDAGKVSAQAKERILKSLESAAEKLRN; encoded by the coding sequence ATGATGCCGATACCTCCACATCTCGCCAATACGCCGCACTCCCCGACTCAGGTGACCATCCCGCCCATGCCGGACTATAACGCCCGGGTGCTCGGCTATCTGGTGTGCGCCGCCATTATCGTCGCCGGCATATTGGAAGGGCATTTCGACGAGTACCTTATCTGGATCATTCCCGGCGCCATGCTATGGCCGCATATTCTGTATTTCGCCCTGCGCTTCTTCGATAAACAGAAGAACACCAAAGTCCGCCAGGGCATGATGGTGGTGGACGGCTTTCTATGCGGCGTGATTCTGGTGCTGATCAAGTTCAGCGTCACCCCCACCCTGTTTTTCCTACTGATGCTGAACTTCAGCTTCATTATCGTCGGCGGTATGAAAAGCTGGCTGTACGGCAACATCGCCTTTCTCGCCGGTTTTACCGTAGCCTCCATCTATTTTGGTTTGAGCTTCGCGCCGCCCACCCCCATGGTGGTCAGCATCATCGGCGGCGTCACCTGTTCGCTGTATGTCGGCGTCACCGCCTATTACACGCACCAACAGGCTCGCGCCCTGGTGCAGGCGAAATCGCAGATCCAGTTTCAGCGTGAGCAATCCATCGCGCTGTCTCACAAACTGGCCAAATACCTGTCGCCGCAGGTATGGCAATCCATCTTCACCGGCGAGCGCGACGTGCGCCTGGAAACTCAGCGTAAGCGGCTGGCGGTGTTTTTCTCCGACATCAAAGGCTTCACCGAACTGGCTGAAGAGATGGAGCCGGAAAGTCTGACCGAGCTGCTCAACACCTATTTCAACGAGATGTCCCAGATCGCCCTGAAATACGGCGGCACCATCGACAAGTTCGTCGGCGACAGCATCATGATTTTCTTCGGCGACCCCAGCAGTCGCGGCGCCAAGGAAGATACCTGCGCCTGCGTCATGATGGCGATCGAAATGCGCAAGCACATGAAAATTTTACGGCAGAAGTGGCGTAGCCAGGGCGTGCGCACGCCGCTGGAAATTCGCATGGGCATCAGCACCGGTTACTGCACTGTGGGCAACTTCGGCGCGGAAAACCGTATGGATTACACCATCATAGGCAAAGAGGTTAACCTCGCCAGCCGCCTGGAATCCATGGCTGCCCCCGGAGAAATTCTGGTATCCTACGAAACTTTCGCACTGATCAAGGACACCATCATGTGCCGGGATAAGGGCGAAATTACGGTGAAGGGCTTCGCCAAGCCAGTGCCGATATACTCCGTCGTGGATTTACGCCGCGACATCGGCGGCAATCAGAGTTTTATCGAACATGAAACCGAAGGATTCGCCATGTACCTGGACGCAGGCAAGGTCAGCGCCCAGGCCAAAGAACGCATACTGAAATCCCTCGAAAGCGCTGCGGAAAAGTTACGCAACTAA
- a CDS encoding MDR family MFS transporter: MSHKKTLLSVSLLIFLGALEKTIVTTPLPVIGTELNAMNDIAWVVTAYLLTATSVIPICGKLSDLFGRLKVIIVSLGIFCIGSLLCALATDMQSLILSRALQGVGGGALISLAFVVISDVIPAREIGRYQGYISAIYVVSNIAGPVFGSLLTEHLSWRWIFAINIPLTLLAAFIAIRSIKDKVVKREDRFNWGGSLLLVSSTTLLILLLSEDLSLPHAFSLVGALFIAGAWTYLLTDKKRSVVPRHLFKLPNYAACILTMGVCQILMTAALIYFPLQMQVQNGVSLTLSGYSMLLFTLGVCVSAYFSGKHIAATGAYKTHILVGFILIAVAFFLMLMKVAFVPLFPVIGLGIGFTLPGVTCAVQNVLPAADRGVGISFFGYVRELSGAAGVVVCSSLYRGGGSLQAAYSAFGVIYLAMCLFASLAFIIVAGFITEKELMTQVAE, encoded by the coding sequence ATGTCCCACAAGAAAACGCTACTCAGCGTCTCTCTGCTTATTTTTCTGGGCGCACTGGAGAAAACCATTGTCACCACGCCTCTTCCCGTTATCGGGACGGAACTCAACGCCATGAACGATATCGCCTGGGTCGTCACCGCCTACCTGCTGACAGCCACTAGCGTCATTCCAATCTGCGGCAAGTTGAGCGATCTGTTCGGTCGGCTCAAAGTGATCATCGTCAGTCTGGGGATCTTTTGTATTGGCTCATTGCTATGCGCCCTCGCTACCGATATGCAATCACTCATACTTTCCCGAGCCCTGCAGGGCGTTGGTGGCGGCGCGCTGATTTCACTGGCGTTCGTGGTGATTTCAGACGTCATTCCAGCGCGGGAGATCGGCCGCTATCAGGGCTATATCTCCGCCATCTATGTGGTTTCCAATATCGCCGGACCGGTATTCGGCAGCCTGTTGACGGAACACTTGAGCTGGCGCTGGATCTTCGCGATCAATATCCCCCTGACCTTATTGGCGGCTTTTATCGCCATAAGAAGCATCAAAGACAAAGTCGTCAAACGTGAGGACAGGTTCAATTGGGGCGGCTCGCTGCTATTGGTGTCCTCCACCACCTTGCTTATCTTGTTGCTCAGCGAAGACCTCAGCTTACCGCACGCCTTTTCTCTCGTTGGGGCCTTATTTATCGCCGGAGCCTGGACGTATTTGCTCACGGACAAAAAGCGCTCTGTCGTCCCGCGCCATCTGTTCAAGCTTCCCAACTACGCCGCCTGCATCCTGACGATGGGCGTATGCCAGATCCTGATGACAGCGGCGTTAATTTACTTCCCGTTGCAAATGCAGGTACAGAATGGCGTCAGCCTGACCCTCAGCGGCTACAGCATGCTGCTGTTCACTCTCGGGGTATGCGTCAGCGCCTATTTCTCAGGTAAACACATCGCGGCGACAGGGGCTTACAAGACGCACATCCTAGTGGGCTTCATACTGATCGCCGTCGCTTTCTTCCTGATGTTAATGAAGGTGGCGTTCGTGCCGCTGTTTCCAGTAATTGGATTGGGAATCGGCTTTACCTTGCCAGGAGTGACCTGCGCAGTACAAAACGTGTTGCCCGCCGCGGACAGAGGCGTCGGCATTTCCTTCTTCGGATACGTGCGGGAGTTAAGCGGCGCCGCTGGCGTGGTGGTCTGCTCCAGCCTGTATCGCGGCGGCGGCTCCTTACAAGCGGCCTACAGCGCTTTCGGCGTGATATATCTCGCCATGTGCTTATTCGCCAGTCTGGCGTTTATCATTGTGGCGGGGTTTATCACCGAGAAAGAGCTGATGACCCAAGTGGCGGAATAG
- the queF gene encoding NADPH-dependent 7-cyano-7-deazaguanine reductase QueF (Catalyzes the NADPH-dependent reduction of 7-cyano-7-deazaguanine (preQ0) to 7-aminomethyl-7-deazaguanine (preQ1) in queuosine biosynthesis): MELEKHTHLGKATEYPEEYSPSWLTPIPRAKSRETLGLSGKPDFVGEDLWNGYELSWLNSKGKPEVALGVFRIRCDSLNIIESKSFKLYLNSFNQSRFTSREEVEALMRKDLSAAAQGEVSVTLLSVTDWRDEPSFWRDAENLDVLDIDVDVYTPDASLLPDPVGDDVVEETLSSDLLKSNCPVTGQPDWATLYIHYRGKPLEKAALLKYIVSMRSHQDFHEHCVESVYLTLMQRYQPEKLAVYARYTRRGGLDINPLRSNYPLAADNFKLPRQ; the protein is encoded by the coding sequence GTGGAACTGGAAAAACATACGCATCTGGGGAAAGCGACGGAATATCCTGAAGAATACTCTCCGTCCTGGCTGACTCCGATTCCCCGGGCGAAATCCCGCGAGACACTAGGCTTGAGTGGAAAGCCGGACTTCGTCGGGGAAGACTTATGGAATGGCTATGAGCTGTCCTGGCTGAATAGCAAAGGCAAACCGGAAGTGGCTTTGGGCGTATTTCGCATCCGCTGCGACAGCCTGAATATCATAGAGTCCAAATCCTTCAAGCTGTATCTGAACTCGTTCAACCAAAGTCGCTTCACTTCCCGTGAAGAAGTAGAAGCGCTGATGCGGAAGGATCTGTCTGCGGCGGCGCAAGGCGAGGTGTCCGTGACCTTGTTATCGGTAACCGACTGGCGCGATGAGCCTTCTTTCTGGCGCGATGCGGAAAATCTGGACGTTCTGGACATTGACGTGGATGTTTACACTCCTGACGCCTCATTGCTGCCCGATCCCGTGGGTGACGATGTGGTGGAGGAGACGCTGAGTTCCGATCTGCTGAAGAGTAATTGTCCAGTCACCGGGCAACCGGACTGGGCCACCCTGTATATCCATTACCGCGGTAAGCCGTTGGAGAAGGCGGCGCTGTTGAAGTACATCGTCTCCATGCGTTCGCATCAGGATTTCCATGAGCATTGTGTGGAGTCGGTCTATCTGACGCTGATGCAACGATATCAGCCGGAAAAACTGGCGGTGTACGCGCGTTACACCCGACGCGGCGGCCTGGACATCAACCCATTGCGCTCCAACTATCCGTTGGCGGCGGATAATTTCAAGTTGCCGCGACAGTAG
- a CDS encoding ABC transporter permease — protein MNNAIMIAFQTILIKEVRRFTRIWSQTLLPPAITMTLYFVIFGNLIGPRIGEMGGYSYMDFIVPGLIMMSVITNSYANVVSSFFGMKFQHSIEELLVAPVPNYVILLGYVGGGVARGLAVGVIVTAISLYFTDLQIHSLPVVVSVVFMTAVLFSLGGFINAVYANKFDDISIVPTFILTPLTYLGGVFYSITLLPEFWQNVSLINPILYMVNAFRYGLLGVSDINLGAAYGMILLFIVALFSFSMRLLNKGVGIRT, from the coding sequence ATGAATAACGCCATTATGATCGCCTTCCAGACTATTCTGATCAAGGAGGTGCGCCGCTTCACCCGCATCTGGTCGCAGACATTGCTGCCGCCAGCGATCACGATGACGCTGTATTTCGTGATTTTCGGCAACCTGATCGGGCCGAGAATTGGAGAAATGGGCGGCTACTCCTACATGGATTTCATCGTGCCTGGTCTGATCATGATGTCGGTCATCACTAACTCATACGCCAATGTGGTGTCTTCATTTTTTGGGATGAAATTTCAACACAGTATTGAAGAGCTGCTGGTGGCGCCGGTGCCGAATTACGTCATTCTGTTGGGCTATGTTGGCGGTGGAGTCGCCCGTGGTTTGGCGGTAGGCGTGATTGTGACCGCAATCTCTCTGTATTTTACGGACCTGCAGATTCACAGCCTGCCGGTGGTGGTCAGCGTGGTGTTTATGACGGCGGTATTGTTCTCACTGGGCGGCTTCATCAATGCCGTCTACGCCAACAAGTTTGATGATATCTCTATTGTGCCGACTTTTATTCTGACGCCGCTGACTTATCTGGGCGGGGTTTTTTACTCCATCACACTCTTGCCGGAGTTCTGGCAGAATGTGTCATTGATCAATCCTATTTTGTATATGGTCAACGCTTTTCGGTACGGCTTGCTGGGCGTCAGCGACATCAATCTGGGCGCGGCCTACGGCATGATCCTCTTATTTATTGTCGCTTTGTTCAGCTTCAGCATGCGTTTGTTGAACAAAGGCGTTGGCATACGCACCTAA